One part of the Aspergillus luchuensis IFO 4308 DNA, chromosome 5, nearly complete sequence genome encodes these proteins:
- a CDS encoding uncharacterized protein (COG:S;~EggNog:ENOG410PU90;~InterPro:IPR022198;~PFAM:PF12520;~SECRETED:SignalP(1-21)), with translation MELTFFLLLSILASISIPAMQRALFTEEEVRLATERRLKYLGTAKVNIYQIQFDPPLPRDLDPKNLDRLCEIFRKNHCRRLDIDNHVPAIVSQQDLADALRKANVPQQSLLTNDAHQCPQLGFAAGQLRALHGRHRVQAGARVLPPADRWWTVDLYVDDIGEELRTSLIEEYANQKKPTDGQIYRKIRQYEGEDNETFRQRWFVRLSPSNQDRLDQLDNKRNRRLRRAFDRLLPIPGLWPHGMRISMLHRLIATGCVEEILAYLDHIGHFWSSIVDSDPGSMKKIDLDTVDALQLLAPGKSRTDAKSACGLILSGQAFAQFSEEERGIIWSRMKNFDGLVPSLYTFFEDFKYLESCAHCVKRLFGPSAESVWETMRSMFIPSSNLEGEECVIQTSESTFRRQRATDVERLNMGYLQVWLYAMRHYPLMPSDPKKVDDLLAKPIRAKADERAIYEMAELARRLGFKSPEIDALINGSPDHQIARAALLQARKPSRFRYDAQQFETLVSRIVDCFAVAVPDQPEMTHVLLADSAVKPRARCGMPQTRTHKQDSPLLFLDRLHADDIGVADTITSFYVRRCVYFSFFGRPALAGPTSSNQAEEASRNIPWSPLFIEEDGLSGDHRPALLADPPSVPPCQKRKQPQERGVRRGKEQHTLLRQKVPRAERKRGVVKQKETRNARRRRRQSHPTGEGNHEPEDYDPMELEYLSTEPSDQDMSDYPSQGESTQGKSMHSDPATALSHSIPFPAAPGEADTHSHCTRVSPEAAPLVQDSGNTPAVEDPPLDDGPEDQARTDHPSQPQSPEIGDGNSSDVGGPGGQQPGSNDYIDQLMRAQEERERLEEELDRERLEEELGLSRQEQPVLEPSPRPQERQNSPLTPPDDQPADMTHNSNPVARDFVSLPTQDPSPASLREGQPGPPAVDAGPSTLKAPRTPGSVEISFWEFTGEWKKCHRVQAGPTNQWPLERMATKYSRMNYSLYDRNLHSLSPAQCYRAAIVDGSNAIFMISKHEEQRLAAEGRITKDKQLLSLISRVLVE, from the exons ATGGAGttgactttttttttgcttctATCAATATTGGCTTCCATTTCTATTCCTGCAATGCAGCGGGCCCTATTtacagaggaagaagtccgGCTGGCAACAGAGCGGCGCCTGAAATATCTAGGAACAGCCAAGGTCAATATCTATCAAATTCAATTCGATCCGCCATTGCCCCGGGATCTAGATCCCAAAAATTTGGATCGGCTCTGTGAAATCTTCCGCAAAAACCACTGTCGTCGCCTGGATATCGATAATCACGTCCCCGCGATCGTGTCTCAGCAGGATCTCGCTGATGCGCTGCGGAAGGCGAATGTTCCGCAGCAATCACTGCTGACTAATGATGCTCACCAATGTCCCCAACTGGGATTTGCGGCGGGGCAACTGCGAGCCCTCCATGGCCGTCACCGTGTGCAGGCGGGAGCCAGGGTACTTCCTCCGGCTGACCGCTGGTGGACAGTTGATCTCTACGTAGACG ACATCGGTGAAGAACTGAGGACGTCCCTGATAGAAGAATATGCTAATCAGAAGAAACCGACTGACGGGCAAATATATCGCAAGATCCGACAGTATGAGGGCGAGGACAACGAAACCTTCCGGCAGCGGTGGTTTGTGCGGCTATCACCCAGCAATCAGGACCGCCTGGATCAGTTAGACAATAAAAGAAACCGTCGTCTCCGGCGAGCCTTCGATCGGTTACTACCAATCCCTGGGCTTTGGCCACATGGGATGAGAATAAGCATGCTTCACCGGTTGATTGCCACGGGTTGTGTCGAA GAGATCCTGGCCTATCTTGACCATATCGGACACTTCTGGTCTTCCATAGTTGACTCAGATCCTGgttcgatgaagaagattgatCTGGATACCGTCGACGCCCTGCAGTTGCTGGCACCGGGAAAGTCCCGTACTGACGCAAAATCAGCCTGTGGGCTGATCCTAAGTGGCCAGGCTTTTGCCCAATTCAGCGAGGAAGAACGAGGGATTATATGGAGCAGAATGAAGAATTTTGACGGGCTGGTTCCGTCCTTGTATACTTTTTTTGAAGATTTCAAGTACCTGGAAAGCTGCGCACATTGTGTGAAGCGACTCTTTGGCCCGTCGGCTGAGTCTGTCTGGGAAACCATGAGGTCGATGTTCATTCCGTCCTCAAAtttggagggagaggagtgtGTAATTCAGACCTCCGAGTCCACTTTCCGGCGTCAGCGGGCAACCGACGTGGAGCGCCTTAATATGGGATACTTGCAGGTATGGCTGTATGCAATGCGACATTATCCTCTGATGCCTTCGGACCCAAAGAAGGTTGATGACCTGTTGGCAAAGCCAATTCGTGCCAAAGCCGATGAGAGAGCGATCTATGAGATGGCTGAACTTGCTCGCCGGCTCGGGTTCAAGTCCCCAGAAATTGATGCATTAATCAACGGATCCCCAGATCATCAGATTGCAAGGGCGGCTCTGCTGCAGGCCAGGAAACCTAGTCGGTTCCGATATGACGCCCAGCAGTTTGAAACCCTTGTCAGCCGCATTGTCGACTGTTTCGCTGTGGCGGTGCCCGACCAGCCCGAAATGACACATGTTCTTCTCGCGGACAGCGCTGTGAAACCCCGGGCTCGCTGCGGGATGCCACAAACACGAACCCACAAGCAAGACAGCCCTTTGCTGTTCCTGGACCGTTTGCACGCTGATGACATTGGGGTTGCTGACACGATCACTAGTTTTTATGTCCGCCGCTGTGTCtatttctccttcttcggaAGACCTGCACTAGCTGGACCCACTAGCAGTAATCAGGCCGAGGAGGCTTCCCGGAATATTCCTTGGTCACCGTTATTtatcgaagaagatggttTATCTGGCGATCATCGACCCGCTCTGCTAGCGGATCCACCCAGTGTGCCACCTTGTCAAAAACGAAAACAGCCACAGGAGCGGGGAGTCCGACGGGGCAAGGAACAACATACTTTGCTCCGCCAGAAGGTACCGAGGGCCGAAAGGAAACGGGGTGTTGtgaaacaaaaagaaacgCGGAATGCTCGGAGGCGCAGGCGTCAGTCGCATCCAACGGGAGAAGGAAACCACGAGCCTGAGGATTACGACCCTATGGAGTTGGAGTATCTGAGCACCGAGCCCTCGGATCAGGATATGTCGGATTATCCATCCCAGGGCGAAAGTACGCAAGGCAAATCAATGCACTCCGATCCAGCGACCGCCCTCTCGCACTCCATACCTTTCCCTGCCGCCCCGGGAGAAGCAGATACCCACAGCCATTGCACGAGAGTTTCACCTGAAGCAGCCCCGCTTGTGCAAGACTCAGGCAACACACCAGCAGTAGAGGATCCACCTCTGGACGATGGCCCCGAGGATCAGGCGCGTACTGATCATCCATCACAGCCACAGTCCCCGGAAATTGGGGACGGAAATTCTTCGGATGTTGGCGGCCCTGGTGGTCAACAACCGGGCTCGAATGATTACATTGACCAACTCATGAGGGCCCAGGAAGAACGAGAaaggttggaggaggagttaGATCGTGAGCGACTTGAGGAAGAGCTAGGTCTCTCTCGCCAGGAGCAGCCAGTTCTGGAACCGTCACCTAGACCTCAAGAGAGGCAGAATTCTCCACTAACGCCCCCTGACGACCAACCGGCAGACATGACGCATAATAGCAACCCAGTAGCACGGGATTTTGTTTCATTGCCGACTCAAGACCCATCACCAGCTTCTCTCCGTGAAGGACAGCCGGGTCCTCCCGCAGTTGATGCTGGGCCTTCAACCCTGAAGGCACCACGAACACCAGGTTCAGTAGAGATTTCCTTCTGGGAGTTTACAGGGGAGTGGAAGAAGTGCCACCGTGTACAAGCAGGTCCTACCAACCAGTGGCCGTTGGAACGGATGGCGACGAAGTATTCACGGATGAATTATTCGCTGTATGATCGGAATCTGCATAGCCTTAGCCCCGCCCAATGTTATCGCGCAGCCATTGTTGACGGCAGTAATGCCATATTTATGATTTCTAAGCATGAGGAGCAGAGGCTCGCGGCCGAAGGCCGAATTACCAAAGATAAGCAGCTTCTATCGTTGATCTCTAGAGTGTTGGTggaataa
- a CDS encoding uncharacterized protein (COG:S;~EggNog:ENOG410PSMF;~InterPro:IPR000719,IPR011009;~go_function: GO:0004672 - protein kinase activity [Evidence IEA];~go_function: GO:0005524 - ATP binding [Evidence IEA];~go_process: GO:0006468 - protein phosphorylation [Evidence IEA]): protein MRPVNKNRATQYLADKVPLLEQPPDTEAAVPSLPELKSKPKETDPSTARLGKRPATPSLADSSRKIIRGPQRALALPVTSRSGNSAGSDLVIRAEPPEDTFKKYYECDLAGTVSVCVRRSGHRAVWAIRQYPCSDADRILEILRSTRHKNVVSVWECFRTPDALYTLSKFHPLTLDHIVACKAFPDQQQLAAIMSQVVDGLSYLVTQNLQHSSMDCSSILMNLEGEIQIARIDCFAVRPGGRVRADDLAPVARVMMQLMQKYVKDDGAVGIDNLDRWRNCSAALEFLSATTSAGSFEELKRRLLTKIHWSPGDLIGLAWFALISARTFYSCAPDDDE, encoded by the exons ATGCGGCCTGTGAATAAGAATCGGGCCACCCAATACCTAGCGGATAAAGTTCCTCTGCTCGAACAACCACCTGATACTGAAGCAGCGGTGCCATCACTACCTGAGCTCAAATCCAAGCCCAAAGAAACTGACCCATCCACAGCGCGCCTAGGTAAAAGGCCTGCTACTCCTTCGCTCGCAGACTCGAGTCGTAAGATTATCCGCGGCCCGCAACGAGCCTTGGCTCTTCCGGTGACTAGCCGGTCAGGGAACAGTGCGGGTTCAGATCTGGTTATACGAGCGGAGCCTCCAGAGGATACTTTCAAGAAATACTATGAATGCGACTTGGCTGGCACTGTTTCTGTGTGTGTCCGGCGCTCCGGCCACCGTGCTGTTTGGGCGATTCGTCAGTATCCCTGCAGTGATGCCGACAGAATCCTGGAGATTCTCCGTTCCACACGCCATAAAAACGTGGTGTCCGTTTGGGAGTGTTTCCGCACCCCGGATGCCCTTTACACTCTCAGCAAATTCCACCCGCTCACCCTAGACCATATCGTTGCCTGCAAAGCCTTCccagaccagcagcagctggcTGCCATTATGTCCCAG gttgttgatggattATCGTATCTCGTCACTCAGAATCTCCAGCATAGCTCCATGGATTGCTCCAGCATCCTCATGAATCTTGAGGGAGAGATCCAAATCG CACGGATTGATTGCTTTGCCGTCCGGCCGGGGGGTAGGGTCCGAGCGGACGACTTGGCTCCCGTCGCCCGGGTTATGATGCAACTGATGCAGAAATACGTTAAAGATGACGGGGCCGTTGGGATTGACAATCTCGATCGGTGGCGGAATTGCTCGGCTGCTCTTGAATTTCTCTCCGCAACGACGTCAGCGGGTTCATTCGAGGAATTGAAAAGG CGTCTCTTGACGAAAATTCACTGGTCTCCCGGAGATCTTATTGGCTTGGCATGGTTTGCTCTAATATCTGCGCGTACATTCTACTCGTGCGCgccggatgatgatgaataa